The following are encoded in a window of Syngnathoides biaculeatus isolate LvHL_M chromosome 3, ASM1980259v1, whole genome shotgun sequence genomic DNA:
- the ahctf1 gene encoding protein ELYS isoform X3, whose translation MYELTAQVTSSLLPFSAVTPDGPLGEDEITGDSLLQGRFTVGRGGHAWLACGPHLEFVHALTGERLSAYRFSSEGEHPPSILAVRDFRWLKRSGLLVGLEETEGSVLCLYDLGLSRVAKSVVIPGRITAIEPLVSYGGASTSTQHLHQSLRWFFGIAAVVTDLGHVLLVDLCLDDLSCSQSELKASGLQVVTKTPREIPKLRELSSREGRHLSLQLNGPSGVSATALHYIPRTNQLAVGFSDGYLQLWNLKSLRKEYHSQLDGGRVAVHAFTFQEPENDPRNCCYLWAVQSSQDQEGDTISLRLLQMAFSERKCLASGKILYEGLEYCEERYSQELSGAAFPVRAQSTNTRLLCCQTIEKFRPHPDRDDSMNEVASPDTSVAIFSWQVKAYGQGTPSTYIGIFDINRWYHAQMPDSFRMGESLQNCPYLAVWCLDPVTQMASPQTLLDVVVQENSLSRGLPLTFPPPEQYFNPTAYNFAAICLFNSGIVHSTCSGYQKETLSFLKKAAPCSRDLISSSYSRCLMSGLLSSRLADAHTSSISQEEQLDAILSTALETNSLGLITGCIKQWTAEEQPGSALNLRYILDWAWNKVTQTKEELDGICAPLFDTSSNFTDPQTMQLLQHSQRLLENLRTIFHCLLTEAQELTQNGLLGLINKNVVSSLISKYAQVVLWFCRTGLLPEGSDVDAMQIPRPFYSHSVISNYYSIRREELTNLAKSKWCADCLMIDSLVSQCGEQLSNLWKRDQGGTGQYPPPTLHALLDIYLLESVDGAAKHAIVIYLLLDVMYSFPSKEGASVESFPTAFDIPIGLVKLVQGLWLLDHRDHQGSFELLLNPAASQCHFEWQHERVLQALMCQGQHSLALRYFYITKPPISSISQARLCLAVLLHNRCLSEAWSLLRQHSSHLNMAELHSFLYESCQELGLIEDILKLPLGPSEQETLEKFLQSAGGLKNREILLVHYLQRANYIPALRLNQALKMHLVNERDPTLKERSNTRNAIVDQYAKVLPRVQRKLAMEKAKTYQHPSTVHKEVTRPQPLSTISKRSANAKVISRAGFINNVLSKIEELWLAKGETTHSSPDRNPRTPGFQSPPSKPTSQVQAEPFLGTPISMSSKRKSRLIDLVVHPSCHTPRPLLSPARPSWAILKSPTKAPEFNLLQTPLIVKRARALATSSTVFSGFTPQSILRSSQRPTPMATPSASPGRSITPPLRSKESRITFSEAAQSPEPEKDVHWTNGMPATSEISLLTRAASPSHPCKTWSVQLDEDEEADVPRVKFLPPEGGIPSPQLRCSIRESFTVHEAGESTKPSEAAHTRLSLSFDASQSFQSTDTTMEYYDAALPGDHQQEGEHINTEKDDDVVTVNLKFSSETIESEQNSTSPIPLRIASDAEHEDHEQKGEETFEDVMAIGVAQEIDNKEEAECKMDDEVDTDSNSKQENADGFEQEESSCHGGKMVDSAPETESQPLITEENITESEVLEPTATLEQVKACGDSQVLTFTQHVTTCEDGEVTKFIQSMNAFGDTEATLFTEPVQTFGDSQPADVPAENLDQSINLSAFVEEHLFGSGLSPPLTRSGIHDVSRTPPSGEVEEEEQTSAEPPPIFTTEKSTSSGTSSEGTGTDSHSVVSVNESEELSSSKSGEEVDDEEEEEEAEEVGEEEEEEEESDEAEEECNDEEDDSGSEVEIIEEIQGNGSLRVPPPDSAFVHDDVNHFLPMLSEQEAAEFSLMPPGVEMKVVGEEMEGEVLMVRLGADTDAMETAEGGAPRSSYVELKPSTSLLVPPELVDGQQEEIHSAPLRPPEIQQPVTPDEQRCEPHGTFSLILDMDEDGDKEVAMMPVEDYLQSSEPVVVATEDLVTQPDMILLAPDAIESEKLIQDETKEIESVDVDIQINGQADLQYSYTETELKVEDPQEQIDSKDLEPAVLPDSEPSRVEEPVLVLEDRDGKNSVVAQVATEEMEQEEGKTEFTVALKEFEDNEPAEVEASVTPAEPTSILEDRQQHLAPTEQQSEEQHPSETKAICEELQEDFTSGTEPEDHIAETSISQKTLQFTPTRMSTRSRQTVTFMSPLPEELPSRTQRNKETKVRASTPRRSSRNAAVDLPQMQDASSKKQDMDYDDDDATAAFHTSSAASPSRRRASQRATPVRTRKTSGSKNKPEAGEEEHEDVPNANITTEVTTGISIPDKRRSYRTSTQRRSSRRILNSDEVLQTTLEVIREDKKEHEVFSPPVKPSARKTRLKPLEEEQDRTQPKSNSGRATRQSRRLTLNGTPQSSTKMVSISDGADEPPPSNRRRTATGKLRDHPEDDLFLPNTTLETDSEAPVPDALIKRLRDEEEKPKGVVKKIFKTRRTSSVDVLVVDPAEDEAAPGEHSFLRLPSRRRTRAASRAAFPSPTSDDVSGGAVTRNKRSVKSASKEESASEADYGEDDEAASKIRKIAKRKTKSTSEPPPLVEAVLISPIPSPAIQAPQAQKRTKEAAPLRSSIMNLRRKRIMDSVLTNHVTRRKKL comes from the exons CCTGTCTGCGTACCGCTTCAGTAGCGAAGGGGAGCACCCGCCGAGCATCCTCGCCGTGAGGGACTTCAGATGGCTCAAAAG GTCTGGGTTGTTGGTGGGCTTGGAGGAAACAGAAGGGAGCGTGCTGTGTCTTTATGACTTGGGACTGTCCAGAGTGGCCAAATCTGTGGTTATCCCAGGAAGG ATTACAGCCATAGAACCGTTAGTGAGCTATGGTGGAGCAAGCACCTCCACCCAGCACCTCCACCAGAGTCTTCGCTGGTTCTTTGGCATTGCCGCTGTAGTAACGGATCTCGGCCATGTTCTGCTCGTGGACCTCTGTCTGGATGACCTCTCTTGCAGCCAGAGCGAGCTGAAAGCTTCAG GTTTGCAAGtagtgaccaaaactccaagAGAGATTCCTAAGCTTCGGGAATTGAGCAGCAGAGAGGGCAGACATCTTTCCCTCCAATTAAATGGGCCGAGTGGTGTGTCAGCCACAGCACTGCACTATATCCCAAGAACAAACCAACTGGCCGTTGGCTTCTCTGATGGCTACTTGCAGCTTTGGAACTTGAAGTCTCTCAGAAAAGA ATACCACTCCCAGTTAGATGGTGGCAGAGTGGCCGTTCATGCCTTCACTTTCCAGGAGCCGGAAAATGACCCCAGAAACTGCTGCTACCTCTGGGCTGTCCAGTCTTCTCAGGATCA AGAGGGAGATACGATCAGTCTTCGGCTGCTACAGATGGCTTTTAGTGAGCGGAAGTGTCTAGCCTCAGGGAAGATCCTCTATGAG GGTTTAGAGTACTGTGAGGAGCGGTATAGCCAAGAGCTGAGTGGCGcggcttttcctgtcagagcCCAAAGCACCAACACCCGCCTGCTGTGCTGCCAGACCATTGAGAAATTCCGACCCCACCCAGACAGGGACGACAGCATGAATGAAG TTGCATCTCCAGACACCAGTGTGGCCATCTTCAGCTGGCAAGTCAAGGCCTATGGACAGGGGACGCCATCTACTTACATTGGGATTTTTGACATCAACCGTTGGTACCATGCACAAATGCCTGACTCATTCAG AATGGGCGAGTCTTTGCAGAACTGTCCCTACCTTGCAGTTTGGTGTTTGGATCCAGTGACACAAATGGCTTCGCCGCAGACCCTGCTCGATGTTGTAGTACAGGAAAACAGTCTCAGCAGAGGTCTGCCTTTAACTTTCCCCCCACCAGAACAGTACTTTAACCCGACCGCATATAACTTTG CTGCCATCTGTTTATTCAACTCTGGAATTGTCCATTCAACTTGCTCTGGATATCAGAAAGAG acCTTGAGCTTTTTGAAGAAAGCTGCTCCCTGTTCCAGGGACCTCATCTCCAGCAGTTATTCACGTTGCCTCATGTCAGGCCTTCTGTCATCTCGCCTCGCTGACGCCCACACCTCCAGCATCTCGCAG GAGGAGCAGCTGGATGCGATCTTGTCAACTGCATTGGAGACTAACTCTTTAGGACTTATCACTGGTTGTATAAAGCAGTGGACTGCAGAGG AACAACCTGGCTCTGCACTAAACCTGCGCTATATCTTGGATTGGGCCTGGAACAAAGTGACCCAGACCAAGGAGGAACTGGATGGCATCT GTGCACCACTGTTCGACACCTCATCCAACTTCACAGATCCTCAAACCATGCAGCTACTGCAGCACAGCCAGAGACTACTGGAAAATCTCAGAACCATCTTCCACTGTCTGCTCACCGAAGCGCAGGAGCTCACACAAAATG GTCTACTCGGTCTGATCAATAAGAATGTGGTGTCCAGTCTGATTTCCAAGTACGCACAAGTGGTCCTCTGGTTCTGTCGCACTGGCCTGCTCCCGGAAGGTTCAG ATGTTGATGCCATGCAGATCCCCAGGCCTTTCTACAGTCACTCAGTCATCAGCAACTATTACTCTATTCGCAGGGAGGAGCTCACCAATCTGGCAAA GAGCAAGTGGTGTGCAGACTGCCTGATGATTGACAGTTTGGTCAGCCAATGTGGCGAGCAGTTGAGCAACCTTTGGAAAAGGGATCAAGGTGGAACAGGACAGTACCCACCGCCTACCCTTCAT gCTTTGCTGGATATTTATcttctggaaagcgttgacggGGCTGCAAAACATGCGATT GTAATCTACTTATTGCTAGATGTCATGTACTCTTTCCCCAGTAAGGAGGGAGCGTCAGTGGAGTCATTTCCCACAGCGTTTGACATCCCTATCGGATTAGTTAAATTGGTGCAGGGCCTCTGGCTGTTGGACCACCGTgaccaccag GGTTCATTCGAGCTGCTCCTGAATCCAGCCGCCTCTCAATGCCACTTCGAGTGGCAGCATGAGCGCGTCTTGCAAGCGCTAATGTGCCAGGGCCAACACTCCTTGGCACTCCGctatttttacatcacaaagcCCCCCATTTCCTCCATCTCCCAGGCTAGACTGTGTCTGGCTGTACTGCTACACAACAG GTGTCTCAGTGAGGCATGGTCATTACTACGGCAACACTCAAGTCATCTCAATATGGCCGAGCTGCACAGCTTCTTGTACGAGAGCTGCCAGGAACTGGGCCTCATTGAAGACATACTCAAACTGCCCCTCGGTCCCTCTGAACAG gaaaCTTTGGAGAAGTTTCTCCAGAGTGCAGGTGGGCTCAAAAACAGGGAGATATTGTTGGTTCATTACCTTCAGCGAGCCAACTACATACCTGCCCTACGACTCAACCAGGCCCTCAAAATGCATCTTGTG AATGAGCGTGACCCAACACTTAAAGAGCGATCCAACACCCGCAACGCTATAGTGGACCAGTATGCAAAGGTTTTGCCCAGAGTTCAGAGGAAACTGGCAATGGAGAAGGCCAAAACCTACCAACATCCGAGCACCGTCCACAAAGAAG TGACTCGTCCACAGCCGCTGTCAACTATCAGCAAGCGTTCTGCCAATGCGAAAGTGATTTCCAGAGCGGGCTTCATCAACAATGTCCTGAGCAAGATTGAGGAGTTGTGGTTGGCTAAAGGAGAGACGACACATTCTTCCCCTGATAGAAA TCCGAGAACTCCTGGATTCCAGAGTCCGCCATCTAAGCCGACATCTCAAGTCCAAGCCGAACCATTCCTTGGAACTCCAATTTCCATGAGCTCTAAACGAAAATCAAG GCTGATAGACTTGGTGGTTCATCCATCCTGTCACACCCCTCGGCCTCTTCTAAGTCCTGCCAGACCTTCTTGGGCCATTCTCAAAAGCCCCACTAAGGCCCCTGAATTTAACCTTTTGCAAACTCCATTGATTGTGAAG CGTGCTCGTGCCCTGGCTACTTCCAGCACAGTCTTCTCAGGATTCACACCTCAGTCCATCCTCCGCAGTAGCCAGAGGCCCACTCCCATGGCCACTCCCTCCGCATCTCCTGGCCGCTCCATCACGCCTCCGCTCCGCAGCAAAGAGAGCAGGATCACCTTTAGTGAAGCGGCTCAGTCTCCTGAACCAGAAAAGGATGTCCACTGGACCAACGGG ATGCCAGCAACGAGTGAGATTAGCTTGCTCACCAGAGCAGCCAGCCCGTCTCACCCATGTAAGACATGGTCCGTTCAActggatgaagatgaagaagcaGATGTGCCCCGTGTGAAGTTTCTGCCTCCTGAAGGTGGTATTCCGTCACCACAGCTGAGATGCTCTATCAGGGAATCATTTACTGTTCACGAAGCTGGAGAATCAACCAAACCGTCGGAGGCGGCACACACTCGACTTAGTTTGAGCTTTGACGCCAGCCAGAGTTTCCAGTCAACAGACACCACTATGGAATACTACGATGCTGCTCTCCCAGGTGACCATCAACAGGAAGGCGAGCATATCAACACAGAAAAAGACGACGATGTCGTGACCGTGAACCTCAAGTTTTCAAGTGAAACGATAGAATCCGAGCAAAACTCTACTTCACCTATTCCCCTGCGGATAGCGAGTGACGCCGAGCATGAAGACCATGAGCAGAAGGGCGAAGAGACCTTTGAAGATGTGATGGCGATTGGTGTGGCACAAGAGATTGACAACAAAGAAGAAGCGGAGTGCAAAATGGATGATGAAGTAGACACTGATTCCAATAGCAAACAAGAGAATGCTGATGGATTTGAACAAGAAGAATCATCCTGTCATG gTGGTAAGATGGTAGACAGTGCCCCAGAGACAGAATCTCAGCCATTGATCACCGAGGAGAATATCACCGAGTCAGAAGTTCTTGAACCCACTGCTACTTTAGAACAGGTTAAAGCATGTGGTGACTCTCAAGTGCTTACATTCACGCAGCATGTGACCACATGTGAAGACGGCGAAGTCACAAAGTTCATTCAGAGCATGAATGCATTTGGAGATACTGAAGCAACTCTATTCACTGAGCCTGTGCAAACATTTGGAGATTCTCAACCAGCAGATGTACCAGCAGAGAATCTGGACCAATCAAtaa ATCTGTCAGCCTTTGTGGAGGAACATTTATTTGGTAGTGGTCTGTCTCCTCCTTTGACCCGCTCTGGAATCCATGACGTATCCCGGACACCCCCCAGCGG TGAGGTAGAAGAGGAAGAGCAGACTTCTGCTGAACCTCCACCCATTTTCACCACCGAAAAATCCACCTCCTCTGGGACGTCTTCTGAGGGTACCGGCACAGACTCCCACT ctGTTGTGAGTGTGAACGAAAGTGAAGAACTTTCAAGCTCCAAGTCTGGGGAGGAGGTAgacgacgaagaggaggaggaagaagccgAAGAAGTtggtgaggaggaggaagaagaagaagaatctgatGAGGCTGAGGAAGAGTGCAATGACGAGGAGGACGACTCTGGTAGTGAAGTCGAGATCATCGAGGAGATCCAAGGCAACGGGAGCCTGCGAGTCCCCCCACCAGACTCGGCCTTTGTCCACGATGACGTCAATCACTTCTTACCGATGTTGTCGGAGCAGGAAGCTGCGGAGTTTTCTCTTATGCCACCAGGTGTAGAGATGAAG GTGGTCGGAGAGGAAATGGAAGGCGAGGTATTAATGGTGAGACTTGGCGCTGATACAGACGCGATGGAGACGGCTGAGGGTGGGGCTCCAAGGTCCTCCTACGTGGAGCTTAAACCTTCAACATCTCTCCTGGTCCCTCCCGAGCTTGTGGACGGCCAACAGGAAGAGATCCACAGCGCCCCCCTCCGCCCGCCTGAGATCCAGCAACCCGTCACGCCAGACGAGCAGCGGTGTGAACCTCATGGCACCTTCTCGTTAATCCTGGACATGGATGAGGATGGCGATAAAGAGGTGGCTATGATGCCCGTGGAGGACTATCTGCAGTCATCAGAACCAGTTGTAGTCGCCACTGAGGACCTGGTGACCCAACCAGACATGATTCTTCTGGCACCTGATGCGATCGAGTCTGAGAAGCTCATTCAAGATGAGACGAAGGAAATTGAGTCAGTGGATGTGGACATTCAAATCAACGGTCAGGCTGACCTACAGTACAGTTACACAGAGACAGAACTGAAGGTGGAAGACCCTCAAGAACAAATAGATTCCAAAGATCTGGAGCCTGCCGTTCTACCAGACTCTGAGCCCTCGCGAGTGGAAGAACCTGTATTAGTTTTGGAGGACAGAGATGGTAAAAATTCTGTAGTAGCACAAGTTGCCACTGAGGAGATGGaacaagaagaaggaaaaactgAATTTACTGTGGCCCTGAAAGAGTTTGAAGACAATGAACCTGCTGAGGTAGAAGCATCCGTCACTCCTGCAGAGCCCACAAGCATTTTGGAGGATCGGCAGCAGCATCTGGCCCCCACAGAGCAGCAGAGCGAAGAACAACATCCAAGTGAGACCAAAGCAATTTGTGAAGAGCTTCAAGAAGATTTCACTTCTGGCACAGAACCTGAAGATCATATCGCGGAGACTTCAATTTCTCAAAAGACACTTCAGTTCACTCCCACACGGATGAGCACGCGATCCAGGCAAACGGTTACGTTCATGTCTCCCCTTCCTGAGGAACTGCCCAGTCGAACACAGAGAAACAAAGAGACCAAAGTCCGAGCCAGCACACCTCGGAGAAGCTCTCGCAACGCTGCGGTTGACCTTCCTCAAATGCAGGACGCAAGTTCAAAGAAGCAGGACAtggattatgatgatgatgatgcgacAGCAGCTTTCCACACCTCCTCTGCTGCTTCTCCTTCTAGACGACGAGCTTCTCAAAGAGCAACTCCCGtaagaacaagaaaaacaagtggAAGCAAGAACAAACCTGAGGCTGGAGAGGAGGAACATGAAGATGTCCCGAACGCAAACATTACCACAGAAGTAACCACCGGGATTTCCATCCCGGACAAACGCAGGAGCTATCGCACGAGCACCCAAAGGAGGTCCAGTCGGAGAATCCTTAACAGCGATGAGGTGTTGCAAACAACACTGGAGGTAATAAGAGAGGATAAAAAAGAGCATGAGGTTTTTTCACCCCCCGTCAAACCCAGCGCCAGAAAGACGAGGCTCAAACCATTAGAGGAGGAACAGGACAGAACCCAGCCCAAATCCAACTCGGGTAGAGCGACACGCCAGTCCAGGCGCCTCACTTTGAATGGCACTCCGCAG AGTTCAACAAAGATGGTGAGCATCAGTGATGGCGCAGACGAGCCCCCACCGAGCAATCGCCGGCGGACAGCCACAGGCAAACTGCGGGACCACCCGGAGGATGACCTTTTTTTACCGAATACGACTTTAGAAACGGATTCCGAAGCCCCAGTACCAGACGCCCTCATCAAGAGGCTGCGGGACGAGGAGGAGAAGCCGAAAG GTGTTgtcaaaaaaatcttcaaaaccAGGAGGACGTCGTCTGTGGATGTGCTGGTGGTAGATCCTGCGGAGGATGAGGCCGCCCCGGGAGAGCATTCATTCCTCCGCTTGCCCTCACGAAGGAGAACAAGAG caGCCAGCAGAGCAGCGTTTCCAAGTCCTACTAGCGACGATGTTTCAGGTGGCGCCGTCACTCGCAACAAGAGAAGCGTCAAAAGTGCATCAAAG GAGGAATCGGCTTCGGAGGCAGACTACGGGGAAGACGACGAAGCAGCttccaaaatcagaaaaattgccaagcgAAAAACCAA ATCCACCTCAGAGCCACCTCCGCTCGTCGAAGCGGTTCTGATCTCGCCAATACCCAGCCCGGCGATTCAGGCCCCGCAAGCCCAGAAGAGGACCAAGGAAGCAGCGCCTCTGAGGTCGTCCATCATGAATTTGCGCCGTAAACGCATCATGGACAGTGTTTTGACCAATCACGTCACGCGCAGGAAGAAGCTCTGA